In a single window of the Zea mays cultivar B73 chromosome 5, Zm-B73-REFERENCE-NAM-5.0, whole genome shotgun sequence genome:
- the LOC100381700 gene encoding uncharacterized protein isoform X1 codes for MGTSKCFLFMRILILTTMAISAAMNATIIGTLVTKRDYKFAELMRLPDTFLMLFVLLCFDFSIYLSFKILWSARTSVDQKICSQVLLESGHGYKVGNKRNPLTDHLLGELEDTTKTTGIGRDPVMDSECETTLQKQVMVFDQQDETFDIGETPLSKTSKDHLGQTVGKETPVSEALHVDTTDSLSFHDSLFLSKHGCIARNPILPYRQVSTPKFHSVKNMLDMIDYLAVEGFANGEVVRDDVSAALSQQVAELISIRCNEINNTVRFCNEYASSMKSKVQVVFPSHHQFADILDDFWGNLFDLHGNLTEKGNAIRLDLLIGLDVEEIKSCPCYFDVLPGGLCDPLKLNLGNMGLPPLFRIINNMCPEHGNCTLPAVVAFRRRIMDTFLTEDPSLLKDEKVSYFPMDNEVQYEVPIYKNLDMVAQSIGMGSPLEELNKMEVLVQKCPSQQVAHQASKTNVYFSYNELKGLLLNSFRVCILNISEIEKADWLFQNRGGYDEKLVGLAAEMVIFGDIHPSGVFCPNAVVGPDGKIFNLCTSTLGCGDGCMWLPTLLISFGVWCISRMLEVLPSAKKPLLFGKYSRVLNRLQGILDPAFLKPVQPVSICPCTKSVPVVRLPDGSQRISVEAVLEMLMEVEATIYGVRHAGVYGREKKSLKSVLDRYKLRLSEVASQE; via the exons ATGGGCACCTCAAAATGTTTCTTGTTTATGAGGATCCTTATCTTGACTACCATGGCTATATCAGCTGCCATGAATGCTACAATCATTGGGACACTAGTAACTAAGAGGGACTACAAGTTTGCTGAGCTCATGAGACTCCCTGACACATTTCTTATGTTGTTTGTTCTGCTGTGCTTTGACTTTTCAATATATTTGTCATTCAAGATATTGTGGTCTGCAAGAACTTCAGTAGATCAGAAAATATGTTCACAGGTCTTGTTGGAGAGTGGTCATGGTTACAAAGTTGGGAACAAAAGGAACCCCCTAACAGATCATTTACTTGGAGAGTTAGAGGATACTACCAAAACAACAGGAATTGGGCGTGACCCAGTTATGGACTCTGAATGTGAAACTACCTTACAAAAGCAAGTCATGGTCTTCGATCAGCAGGATGAAACATTTGACATCGGAGAGACACCCTTGTCCAAGACATCCAAGGATCATTTGGGTCAAACTGTTGGTAAAGAAACTCCAGTTTCTGAGGCCTTACATGTTGACACTACTGATTCATTGTCGTTCCATGATTCACTTTTCCTCTCTAAGCATGGATGTATTGCAAGGAATCCCATTCTTCCTTATAGACAAGTTTCAACTCCTAAGTTCCATTCAGTCAAGAATATGCTTGACATGATAGATTATCTTGCTGTTGAAGGTTTTGCTAATGGAGAAGTTGTAAGGGATGATGTTTCTGCTGCCTTAAGTCAACAAGTTGCCGAATTGATATCCATAAgatgtaatgagataaacaacacAGTGAGATTTTGTAATGAATATGCTAGTAGCATGAAATCGAAAGTTCAAGTGGTTTTTCCTTCACACCACCAGTTTGCTGACATTCTTGATGACTTCTGGGGGAATTTGTTTGACCTGCATGGTAATTTGACAGAAAAAGGAAATGCCATAAGGTTGGACCTTCTTATTGGGCTGGATGTTGAGGAGATCAAAAGCTGCCCGTGCTATTTTGATGTACTACCTGGGGGACTATGTGATCCTTTGAAGCTAAATTTAGGTAACATGGGGCTACCACCTTTGTTTAGAATCATTAATAACATGTGCCCTGAACATGGAAATTGCACATTGCCTGCTGTTGTGGCATTCAGAAGGCGCATCATGGACACATTCCTCACGGAGGATCCTAGTCTGTTGAAGGATGAGAAGGTATCATATTTTCCTATGGACAATGAAGTACAATATGAAGTTCCCATATACAAAAACTTGGACATGGTTGCTCAATCCATTGGCATGGGAAGTCCATTGGAGGAGTTGAACAAAATGGAAGTTTTGGTTCAAAAATGTCCATCACAGCAAGTAGCTCATCAGGCTTCCAAGACAAATGTTTATTTCTCCTACAATGAATTGAAAGGGCTACTCTTGAATTCTTTTCGGGTTTGTATTCTGAATATATCGGAAATTGAGAAAGCTGATTGGCTGTTTCAGAATAGAGGCGGGTATGACGAGAAGCTAGTGGGCTTGGCTGCTGAAATGGTGATATTTGGAGATATACATCCAAGCGGGGTATTCTGTCCGAATGCAGTAGTTGGTCCCGATGGTAAAATATTCAACCTGTGCACCTCAACCCTTGGTTGTGGAGATGGATGTATGTGGCTACCTACTCTCCTTATTAGCTTTGGTGTTTGGTGCATTTCTAGAATGCTTGAAGTGCTTCCTTCGGCAAAGAAACCTTTGCTTTTTGGGAAGTATAGTAGGGTTCTCAATCGACTTCAG GGCATTCTGGATCCAGCATTCTTGAAGCCTGTTCAACCTGTCTCCATATGCCCGTGCACCAAGAGCGTCCCAGTCGTGAGACTGCCTGATGGAAGCCAACGTATCAGCGTGGAAGCTGTGCTGGAGATGCTGATGGAAGTTGAGGCCACCATCTACGGTGTGAGGCACGCTGGAGTCTATGGCAGGGAGAAGAAAAGCCTGAAATCTGTTCTGGACCGCTATAAGCTCCGGCTCTCCGAGGTGGCATCTCAGGAGTAG